One part of the Polyangiaceae bacterium genome encodes these proteins:
- the panB gene encoding 3-methyl-2-oxobutanoate hydroxymethyltransferase — MNQKVTVPELRRRKQSGPKIAMLTAYDATFARLLDEGGADVLLVGDSLGMVVQGMGNTLPVTLEEICYHGRSVARGIQRAHLVLDMPFMSFQVSSEKALEAAGRLVKEGAAEAVKLEGGQVVAESIARIVSAGIPVMGHVGLTPQSVHAMGGFRVQGKGEDAASRVLQDAKAVEQAGAYAIVLEGLPADLGRRISESVDIPTIGIGAGPDCDGQVLVCYDFLGMFEDIKPKFVKRFAQLGKEIRSATEAYVSQVRDGQFPAEEHCFGMAKPRTLGEPTGALKTVPDAVPVYGPASDET; from the coding sequence ATGAATCAAAAGGTCACCGTTCCGGAGCTCCGGCGCCGGAAGCAATCGGGTCCAAAGATCGCCATGCTCACGGCTTACGACGCGACTTTCGCGCGCTTGCTCGACGAAGGAGGTGCGGACGTCTTGCTCGTCGGCGACTCCTTGGGGATGGTGGTACAGGGCATGGGCAACACGCTGCCCGTGACCCTCGAGGAGATTTGCTACCACGGCCGTAGCGTTGCACGCGGCATTCAGCGCGCTCATCTCGTGCTCGACATGCCGTTCATGAGCTTCCAGGTCTCCAGCGAAAAGGCGCTGGAGGCCGCGGGTCGTCTCGTCAAGGAGGGTGCAGCGGAAGCCGTCAAGCTCGAGGGCGGACAAGTAGTCGCTGAATCGATCGCCCGAATCGTTTCCGCTGGGATACCGGTGATGGGGCACGTCGGCCTCACCCCCCAGTCCGTCCATGCCATGGGTGGCTTTCGCGTGCAGGGCAAGGGCGAGGATGCGGCGAGCCGGGTGCTCCAAGACGCCAAAGCCGTCGAGCAGGCGGGAGCGTACGCCATCGTGCTGGAGGGCCTGCCTGCTGACTTGGGGCGGCGCATCAGCGAGTCCGTCGACATCCCCACTATTGGAATTGGCGCGGGGCCCGACTGCGACGGCCAAGTGCTGGTTTGTTATGACTTTCTCGGGATGTTCGAGGATATCAAGCCCAAGTTCGTGAAGCGCTTCGCACAGCTGGGCAAGGAGATCCGTAGCGCGACCGAGGCCTACGTGAGCCAGGTTCGCGACGGTCAGTTCCCCGCGGAAGAGCACTGCTTCGGTATGGCGAAGCCCAGGACTTTGGGTGAACCCACGGGCGCTCTCAAGACGGTCCCCGATGCGGTGCCCGTTTATGGCCCCGCGAGTGACGAGACATGA
- a CDS encoding response regulator, producing MTRVLVVEDYPPLATVVAIALRRSTGHEVVRVGSVQRAAAAVTEHPAFDVVVMDIDLPDGSGVELARQLLSNGSAKTCVFFTASRDDKLRKDARALGPVVDKLAPMSELVRVVLENLGAPRAPVIAEAVNGGGVAEPGVHSSGTRRRSDR from the coding sequence GTGACTCGGGTCCTGGTCGTTGAAGACTACCCACCGCTGGCAACGGTGGTCGCGATTGCGCTGCGCCGCAGCACCGGACACGAGGTCGTACGCGTGGGGAGTGTTCAGCGCGCTGCCGCTGCGGTCACGGAGCACCCAGCCTTCGACGTGGTGGTCATGGACATCGACCTGCCCGATGGTTCGGGAGTCGAACTAGCGCGTCAGCTCTTGAGCAATGGGAGCGCGAAGACGTGCGTCTTCTTCACTGCGTCGCGTGACGACAAGTTGCGCAAGGACGCCCGGGCACTTGGGCCCGTGGTCGACAAGCTTGCGCCGATGTCGGAGTTGGTGCGTGTCGTGCTCGAGAACCTCGGAGCTCCGCGCGCCCCGGTGATCGCCGAAGCCGTCAACGGTGGTGGCGTCGCCGAGCCGGGGGTCCACAGCTCGGGCACTCGCCGGCGCTCCGACCGCTGA
- a CDS encoding AAA family ATPase: MTQAEPTDLEARLGFAREASGRLRDAIGTVIVGQSEVVDQTLWGLIAGGHVLLEGAPGLGKTLLVRTLASCLDLGFSRIQFTPDLMPSDITGTNVLVTDQSGGVTGRFQLHKGPIFGQVILADEINRATPKTQSALLEAMQEHAVTIAGTRHKLDEPFFVLATENPLEMEGTYPLPEAQLDRFLLKVMVPNPSEDEMTGILTRTTGHAMNAPSQVLGATDVMSLRALCRDVAVAEPVIRYAARLVGASGPESAAAPEIVSRAVRYGAGVRGGQSLVLAAKAVALLEGRAHVAFADIQRVALPVLRHRIIRSFEGEADGVTTDDVVSELLKAVPSRPEPVQQAVAAR, encoded by the coding sequence ATGACCCAAGCAGAACCTACTGATCTGGAAGCTCGACTGGGCTTCGCCAGGGAGGCGTCTGGCCGCCTCCGCGACGCCATCGGCACCGTCATCGTTGGACAGTCCGAAGTCGTCGACCAAACCTTGTGGGGTCTCATCGCAGGTGGCCACGTGCTCCTCGAGGGCGCTCCCGGCTTGGGCAAGACGTTGCTGGTTCGCACACTGGCGTCCTGCCTCGACCTCGGATTCAGCCGCATCCAGTTCACGCCGGACTTGATGCCCAGTGACATCACGGGAACCAACGTCTTGGTCACCGATCAGTCTGGCGGCGTGACCGGGCGCTTCCAGCTCCACAAGGGGCCCATCTTTGGTCAGGTGATCCTCGCGGATGAGATCAACCGCGCGACGCCCAAGACGCAAAGCGCGCTGCTCGAGGCGATGCAAGAGCACGCGGTGACCATCGCCGGCACTCGCCACAAGCTGGACGAACCATTCTTCGTACTCGCGACGGAAAACCCCCTGGAAATGGAGGGCACGTATCCCCTCCCCGAAGCGCAGCTCGATCGCTTCTTGCTCAAGGTGATGGTGCCAAACCCGAGTGAAGACGAGATGACGGGCATCCTCACGCGTACCACTGGCCACGCGATGAATGCGCCGTCTCAAGTGCTTGGGGCGACTGACGTGATGAGCCTGCGAGCTCTCTGCCGCGATGTCGCCGTGGCAGAGCCCGTGATTCGCTACGCCGCGCGCTTGGTCGGCGCGAGCGGACCGGAGAGCGCGGCCGCACCTGAAATCGTCAGCCGCGCGGTGCGCTACGGAGCGGGCGTGCGTGGTGGGCAGTCTCTGGTTTTGGCGGCAAAGGCGGTGGCACTGCTCGAAGGCCGCGCCCACGTGGCATTTGCTGACATCCAGCGCGTGGCGCTGCCGGTGTTGCGTCATCGCATCATTCGCTCCTTTGAAGGCGAAGCCGACGGTGTGACCACCGACGACGTGGTCAGCGAACTGCTCAAGGCAGTGCCTTCGCGCCCCGAACCGGTTCAACAGGCGGTCGCTGCGCGGTGA
- a CDS encoding ABC transporter ATP-binding protein: MPELAAEQHEDSGSALIAPPAIRVRHLWHRYGNFDVLRDVSFEVGHGEIFGFIGPNGAGKTTTISIMATLLEPMAGRVEIDGIDVAIDPDEVRKIIGYMPDHAGVYDRISVREYLEFFADSFRVENIDVVDAVIELTDLGNLQTRLVSALSKGMKQRLQLARILLHDPKVLILDEPASDLDPRARIEIRDLLLELRELGKTVFLSSHILTELSDVCTSVGILEKGQLVIAGPIGEIAERLEARSRAAAIGHAVVDADPSGVAAATAAAVAAKAERRTTQGGATVPGTATKRLKLRVLGDARQVIPLVEGGGGVVGVEATSGGQVVISHTGGDRFVADVVRHLVGHGILLVGVEPERNELERIFLEYTRGDLQ; this comes from the coding sequence ATGCCGGAACTGGCTGCTGAACAGCACGAGGACTCGGGCTCTGCGCTGATCGCGCCTCCGGCGATCCGCGTGCGTCACCTGTGGCACCGCTACGGCAACTTCGACGTCTTGCGTGATGTCAGCTTCGAGGTTGGGCACGGCGAAATTTTCGGCTTCATCGGTCCGAACGGCGCTGGCAAGACGACGACCATCAGCATCATGGCGACGCTGCTCGAGCCGATGGCTGGCCGCGTCGAAATCGACGGCATTGATGTCGCGATCGACCCGGACGAGGTGCGCAAAATCATCGGCTACATGCCGGATCATGCGGGTGTCTACGATCGCATCAGCGTGCGGGAGTACTTGGAGTTCTTCGCGGATTCTTTCCGCGTGGAGAATATCGACGTCGTCGACGCGGTGATTGAGCTCACCGACCTGGGCAACCTGCAGACGCGCCTGGTGTCTGCACTCTCCAAGGGCATGAAGCAGCGCCTCCAGCTGGCGCGCATCCTGCTGCACGACCCAAAGGTGCTGATCTTAGACGAACCGGCCAGCGACCTCGACCCCAGAGCGCGCATCGAAATTCGCGATCTACTCCTCGAGCTACGTGAGCTCGGCAAGACGGTGTTCTTGTCCAGCCACATCCTCACGGAGCTGTCCGATGTTTGCACTTCCGTAGGGATCTTGGAAAAGGGTCAGCTGGTGATCGCGGGCCCAATCGGTGAGATCGCCGAGCGCCTCGAGGCGCGCAGCCGCGCAGCGGCAATTGGGCACGCGGTAGTCGACGCGGACCCGAGCGGCGTCGCGGCTGCGACCGCGGCTGCCGTTGCGGCCAAGGCCGAGCGGCGCACGACCCAGGGTGGAGCGACGGTCCCAGGCACCGCAACCAAACGCCTCAAGCTGCGCGTCCTTGGCGACGCTCGCCAGGTGATCCCGCTAGTCGAAGGCGGGGGTGGAGTCGTTGGTGTGGAGGCCACCAGTGGGGGCCAAGTCGTCATTTCCCACACCGGTGGCGACCGCTTCGTCGCCGACGTGGTGCGCCACCTGGTCGGACACGGCATCCTCCTGGTGGGTGTGGAGCCGGAGCGCAACGAGCTCGAGCGAATCTTCCTCGAGTATACCCGAGGAGATCTCCAGTGA
- a CDS encoding ABC transporter permease, with protein MSAQTGEVAEPAPPPTSTRFERAKHQARRVRYEPNPVWMREMRQAARLSRTPLILASLTAVIALLICSIGGVASVSTEPAKVGSVLFHTYFSLAFAVVTWVGPAVAASTIASERSGRTWHALLLTGLGAETITRGKFLAALSYISMYVVMLAPVGVLPFLFGGVTATEVLAAFALLFWIAVLSVAFGLSLSSRFNSSAAAILVTLIISFPLSILAYVFGGPVLSNGVHDLWPGVPDGPPVWLPTAYVRADFGFAYVAFLILIPIALVALPAWFLYESTVANMAGPSEDRSSGLRRWFLVAGPGAAVASWVAVFAVDKNDQGPAALVCVGLQLIFYFLVAMVFAGEPLGPSRRVRVHWERQGVSKLKRYLGPGIMQASSLLMTFGVGSMVLTCLAGLLGEMLWSTSRFDEKVTSLFVFTGYAVCFFVFTVGFISWMRSRSTGSANPRVLTLVAVLVAMVGPWIVMAIGGALSDPDSALILAAPSPTYAFVMIEQIFRSGSDLESYLAAGIACSAGWAVLGLALFTAAGIRTKKAIREHDEAQARLEAVLEEEDRALAAAEAEPQGAEPPEPAPESDFSPGPMSQPPPASTGPSTQRLPETDAADPQGPVDDEPRGT; from the coding sequence GTGAGCGCGCAGACAGGCGAGGTCGCGGAGCCGGCGCCCCCGCCGACGTCCACGCGCTTCGAACGCGCGAAACACCAAGCGCGTCGCGTGCGCTACGAGCCGAACCCGGTGTGGATGCGCGAGATGCGCCAAGCGGCGCGGCTCAGCCGCACGCCGTTGATCCTCGCCAGCCTCACCGCGGTGATCGCCCTGTTGATTTGCTCCATCGGCGGCGTTGCCAGCGTCAGTACCGAGCCCGCAAAGGTGGGCTCAGTGCTGTTTCATACGTACTTTTCCCTCGCCTTTGCGGTGGTCACCTGGGTGGGACCGGCGGTTGCTGCGAGCACCATCGCCAGCGAGCGCAGTGGCCGCACCTGGCATGCGCTGCTGCTCACAGGGCTTGGTGCGGAGACGATTACGCGCGGAAAGTTCCTCGCGGCGCTCTCTTACATCTCGATGTACGTGGTGATGCTCGCGCCCGTGGGCGTCCTGCCGTTCCTGTTCGGAGGCGTTACAGCGACGGAGGTCTTGGCGGCCTTTGCGCTGCTGTTTTGGATCGCGGTGCTCTCAGTTGCGTTTGGGCTGAGCCTGTCGTCACGCTTCAACAGCTCGGCGGCGGCCATCCTGGTGACGCTGATCATTTCGTTTCCGCTGTCCATCCTGGCGTACGTATTCGGTGGGCCCGTGCTGTCCAACGGCGTGCACGACCTCTGGCCGGGAGTCCCCGATGGCCCTCCGGTTTGGCTTCCCACGGCTTATGTGCGCGCGGACTTCGGGTTCGCCTACGTTGCGTTCCTGATCCTCATCCCGATTGCGCTAGTCGCACTGCCGGCTTGGTTCCTCTACGAGAGCACCGTCGCCAACATGGCCGGGCCGAGCGAGGACCGATCGTCGGGGCTGCGGCGCTGGTTCTTGGTCGCGGGCCCCGGAGCGGCGGTGGCCAGCTGGGTGGCGGTGTTCGCCGTCGACAAGAATGACCAAGGCCCCGCAGCGCTGGTCTGCGTTGGGCTGCAGCTCATCTTTTATTTCCTCGTGGCAATGGTGTTCGCTGGTGAGCCTCTCGGCCCTTCGCGCCGCGTGCGCGTGCACTGGGAACGCCAAGGCGTGAGCAAGCTCAAACGCTACCTCGGCCCAGGGATCATGCAGGCGTCGTCGCTACTCATGACCTTTGGCGTGGGCAGCATGGTGCTCACGTGCCTTGCTGGCCTGCTCGGAGAGATGCTGTGGAGCACCTCGCGCTTCGACGAGAAGGTGACCTCCCTCTTCGTCTTCACCGGCTACGCCGTGTGTTTCTTCGTCTTCACGGTGGGGTTCATCTCCTGGATGCGCTCACGCTCGACTGGCAGCGCCAACCCACGTGTCCTCACGCTGGTCGCGGTGCTGGTGGCCATGGTGGGCCCATGGATCGTGATGGCGATCGGTGGCGCGCTGTCTGACCCCGACAGCGCGTTGATCCTCGCAGCGCCCTCACCGACCTACGCGTTCGTGATGATCGAACAGATCTTCCGCTCTGGCAGCGATCTCGAGAGCTACCTCGCTGCCGGGATCGCCTGCTCCGCGGGCTGGGCCGTACTCGGGCTAGCGCTGTTCACCGCCGCTGGCATTCGCACCAAGAAGGCCATCCGCGAACACGACGAAGCGCAAGCTCGACTGGAAGCCGTACTCGAAGAGGAGGATCGCGCCCTCGCAGCGGCCGAAGCCGAACCGCAAGGCGCCGAGCCGCCGGAGCCGGCGCCGGAGTCCGACTTCTCCCCCGGACCGATGAGCCAGCCACCGCCGGCGAGCACCGGGCCGTCGACGCAGCGACTACCGGAGACGGACGCCGCTGACCCGCAAGGCCCCGTAGACGACGAACCGCGAGGCACATGA
- a CDS encoding DUF58 domain-containing protein, producing the protein MSAAPDLLTPEFIAELEALRRRLEIRARSGASGERVSRRRGGSAEFEEHRPYAPGDDLRRIDWLAYARTGEPVIKQFRAEEDVILRMLVDGSASLGFGEPSKLEVARRLCAALGYLALAGSQRAQVLVAGGQEGRGPGLNQVGPPKRGRSALAGLLRELSRVEATGTVDLTRSIEQTLLTSRRPGLLVVVSDFYDAGPVLQALGRARAQGHDVCLLQVLSREELEPNLEGDYSFVDAESGQTVELTLDATAVDAYIARLTGLIEELRGWARRHAGTYLRAVTDEPLEAVVRRFVTRESD; encoded by the coding sequence ATGAGTGCGGCACCGGATCTCCTCACCCCCGAATTCATCGCCGAGTTAGAAGCACTCCGGCGGCGATTGGAGATCCGTGCGCGCTCTGGCGCAAGCGGCGAGCGCGTGTCCAGGCGCCGCGGCGGCTCTGCCGAGTTCGAGGAACACCGCCCGTATGCTCCGGGCGACGACTTGCGCCGCATCGACTGGCTGGCCTACGCGCGCACCGGCGAGCCAGTCATCAAACAGTTCCGCGCGGAAGAAGACGTGATCCTGCGCATGCTGGTTGATGGTTCCGCCAGCCTTGGCTTTGGTGAGCCGAGCAAGCTGGAGGTGGCGCGACGCTTGTGCGCGGCTCTCGGTTACTTGGCGCTGGCGGGCTCCCAGCGCGCCCAAGTGCTGGTCGCAGGCGGCCAAGAGGGGCGCGGCCCAGGGCTAAACCAGGTGGGCCCCCCGAAGCGGGGCCGGAGCGCCCTAGCCGGGCTGTTGCGCGAGCTGTCCCGGGTGGAGGCCACCGGCACTGTGGACCTGACCCGCAGCATCGAGCAGACCTTACTCACCAGCCGACGGCCGGGCCTCTTGGTGGTGGTTAGCGACTTCTATGATGCGGGTCCGGTGCTCCAGGCGCTCGGACGCGCGCGAGCTCAAGGCCACGATGTGTGCCTGCTCCAGGTGCTCAGTCGGGAGGAGCTCGAACCGAACCTCGAAGGCGACTACAGCTTCGTCGACGCGGAGTCTGGCCAGACCGTGGAGCTGACGCTCGATGCGACTGCGGTCGACGCTTACATCGCGCGTCTCACCGGGCTGATCGAGGAGCTCCGCGGCTGGGCCAGGCGTCACGCTGGCACCTATCTCCGCGCGGTAACAGACGAGCCGCTAGAGGCGGTGGTTCGTCGCTTTGTGACTCGGGAGAGCGACTGA
- a CDS encoding DUF1415 family protein has translation MSKLESEALRVYRRYQREVVEALNLCPWAEKARLDGHVTERVLLQRTGDLAPSLAAIAELEADPEIDIALLIYPQLPLDLRDFEAFVAELREADETAWPLGGVPFAAAAFHPRAARKSDAPERLIPYIRRSPDPTIQLVRRSVLDRMRQGPAEGTHFIDLSNFSLEDLPRPGQRPLRERIAKSNAETLKNLTFERFDALIAAILHDRDEAYGALGEDTRWS, from the coding sequence ATGTCGAAGCTCGAATCCGAAGCTCTGCGCGTCTACCGACGCTACCAGCGGGAGGTGGTCGAAGCCCTGAACCTGTGCCCTTGGGCTGAAAAGGCCCGCTTGGACGGCCACGTCACCGAGCGGGTGCTGCTACAGCGCACGGGGGATCTCGCGCCGAGCCTCGCGGCAATCGCCGAACTGGAGGCGGACCCGGAGATCGATATCGCGCTCCTGATCTACCCTCAGCTGCCGCTTGACCTACGAGACTTCGAAGCCTTCGTCGCAGAGCTGAGAGAGGCGGACGAAACCGCGTGGCCCCTGGGTGGTGTGCCGTTCGCCGCGGCGGCCTTTCATCCGCGCGCCGCGCGCAAGAGCGACGCGCCGGAGCGCTTGATCCCGTACATCCGCCGCTCGCCGGATCCCACGATTCAGTTGGTGAGGCGCAGCGTGCTCGACCGCATGCGCCAAGGTCCTGCAGAGGGTACGCACTTCATTGACCTGAGCAACTTCTCCCTGGAGGACCTGCCTCGCCCCGGTCAGCGACCGCTGCGAGAGCGCATCGCGAAGAGCAACGCAGAAACGCTGAAGAACCTGACCTTCGAGCGCTTCGACGCGTTGATCGCGGCGATCTTGCACGACCGCGACGAGGCCTACGGCGCGCTCGGGGAGGACACCCGGTGGAGCTGA
- a CDS encoding BatA domain-containing protein, whose amino-acid sequence MELRSPWGLALAGLVIPLIALYILKVKRQRLAVPSTWLWSEAQRDLLARSPFKRLVTQVPLILQLLALLLLALALATPATRGGAIAGDHVAIVIDTSASMGAKSGDSTRMAEARKAAIQTVRALGPGADAVVIEAGAEAKVASPLDRDKRRLEAAIEKLEVREVQGKLSDALALATDRLRSLKGDKRIVLVTDAALADAQGLSSAALPLDVVKVGVPIDNTGITRVDVRLGVDPTTKRDQVQAFAIVNHFGAAPRDVFVTLRQRNVKEPLASRKLRMEPGESTPVVLTFEPTAGDRGTGLELEISPGDALPVDDRAYGRVPGSRKLPVVLVPKEANPWVKRALEADPDVELLGTSPSSLASAEIPPDSLVVVDGSCPTELPAGDLLVLNPPAGPCHRVVVGDEIEEPLITSWNEGDPRLRFLTLDSVSIAKARKLELEGDRDSLVRSREGTLISDLPLPGRNGTLIGFDVGESNWPLKASFVLFMRNLVEQARAGRARGVTGATPTGSPLRLRVPPSVPEVAVIPPAGDEFKVQTKSGLAVIPEVSHAGFYHASWTQGRPGSVLAVANLTSRAESDTREKELPKLAGGGELKGTEQATEAFTTWTWLLALLALGFLAFDAWWLTRKPKARAPVAPKAPDRKDLGRQLKPQRGGTS is encoded by the coding sequence GTGGAGCTGAGGAGCCCGTGGGGCTTGGCGCTGGCGGGTCTCGTGATCCCGCTGATCGCCCTGTATATCCTCAAGGTAAAGCGCCAGCGGCTCGCGGTACCGAGCACTTGGCTGTGGAGTGAGGCGCAACGGGACCTCTTGGCGCGCAGCCCGTTCAAGCGCCTGGTCACCCAAGTGCCGCTCATTCTGCAGCTCCTCGCGCTCTTGCTGCTGGCTCTGGCGCTTGCAACCCCGGCCACTCGCGGCGGCGCCATCGCGGGCGATCACGTCGCGATCGTGATCGACACCAGCGCGTCCATGGGCGCAAAGAGCGGCGACTCGACGCGCATGGCCGAAGCGCGCAAGGCTGCCATCCAGACTGTACGGGCGCTTGGCCCCGGTGCGGACGCCGTGGTGATCGAAGCCGGAGCCGAGGCGAAGGTCGCCTCCCCACTCGACCGCGACAAACGCCGCCTCGAAGCCGCGATCGAGAAGCTCGAGGTGCGGGAAGTTCAGGGGAAGCTCTCAGACGCGCTTGCGCTGGCTACGGACCGCCTACGCTCGCTGAAGGGCGACAAGCGAATCGTGCTGGTGACCGACGCGGCACTTGCCGATGCCCAAGGCCTGAGCAGCGCGGCGTTGCCTCTCGACGTGGTCAAGGTGGGAGTGCCCATCGACAACACCGGCATCACGCGGGTAGACGTCCGCCTGGGTGTCGACCCGACTACCAAGCGCGACCAGGTCCAGGCGTTCGCCATCGTGAACCACTTCGGCGCTGCGCCTCGCGACGTTTTCGTTACCCTACGGCAACGCAACGTCAAGGAACCGCTCGCCTCGCGCAAGCTGCGGATGGAGCCCGGAGAGAGCACGCCTGTCGTGCTGACCTTCGAGCCGACTGCGGGCGACCGGGGCACCGGTCTAGAGCTCGAAATCAGCCCGGGGGATGCGCTGCCAGTCGACGACCGTGCCTATGGGCGCGTGCCTGGGAGCCGCAAGTTGCCTGTGGTCCTGGTGCCGAAGGAGGCTAACCCGTGGGTGAAGCGGGCGCTGGAGGCGGATCCGGATGTGGAGCTGCTTGGCACCAGTCCCAGCTCCCTCGCCAGCGCAGAGATCCCACCGGATTCGTTGGTCGTAGTCGATGGGAGTTGCCCCACGGAACTACCAGCGGGTGACTTGCTGGTCCTGAACCCGCCAGCTGGGCCTTGTCATCGGGTGGTGGTAGGAGACGAGATCGAGGAACCGCTCATCACGTCCTGGAACGAGGGCGATCCGCGGCTGCGCTTCCTGACCCTCGACAGCGTGAGTATCGCGAAGGCTCGCAAGCTCGAGCTCGAAGGCGACCGAGACTCGCTAGTGCGCAGCCGAGAAGGCACGCTGATCAGCGATCTGCCGCTCCCTGGGCGAAACGGAACCTTGATCGGTTTCGACGTCGGCGAGAGCAACTGGCCCCTGAAGGCGAGCTTCGTGCTCTTCATGCGCAACCTCGTGGAACAAGCGCGAGCTGGACGCGCCCGCGGAGTGACTGGCGCAACGCCGACCGGCTCGCCACTCCGTCTCCGCGTGCCTCCCAGCGTGCCGGAGGTCGCGGTGATCCCGCCGGCCGGTGACGAGTTCAAGGTCCAGACCAAGTCGGGTCTCGCCGTGATCCCGGAGGTGTCCCACGCAGGCTTCTACCATGCGTCGTGGACCCAAGGCCGCCCCGGCAGCGTGCTCGCTGTAGCGAACCTCACTAGCCGCGCGGAAAGCGACACGCGCGAAAAGGAGCTGCCGAAGCTCGCTGGCGGGGGCGAGTTGAAGGGCACCGAACAGGCCACCGAAGCGTTCACGACCTGGACGTGGCTGCTCGCGCTGTTGGCCCTCGGATTCTTGGCTTTCGATGCCTGGTGGCTGACCCGCAAGCCCAAAGCGCGCGCACCAGTGGCGCCCAAGGCGCCCGACCGTAAGGATCTCGGACGTCAGCTGAAGCCGCAGCGTGGAGGGACCAGCTGA